One window of the Corticium candelabrum chromosome 7, ooCorCand1.1, whole genome shotgun sequence genome contains the following:
- the LOC134182273 gene encoding uncharacterized protein LOC134182273 → MAHLAFLASWAHSLKELPLRFPPLKDRLERFIEGSNTGQLIRTLVAKLPPKSGADDDEQFHTLEQMTEYPRKLQHRLTVDASHKRSEEVIKSMNSERHVARIRSLHGKGAGAWLEVIPTSDKNALKPNEFRVASCMRLGAGLPFSRLLKTCDCGTELDREGYHLLTCKYGGGPVWTHNSIVSAWSDCLSDLLIPHQIEPRQRFVDNENRPDITLYDTDTGITKECDVSIAHPWSKDIIKGAAREGGHAAAKREAAKSKKYSEESLADGSKPIVVPLVFEHFGRWGLKADELMNELGKKARGFDGRRIAVEFKTFWRKRLSITLQKCNSRVILRKLSRLSVRSLGDDSVLGVDRDIQCFTH, encoded by the coding sequence ATGGCTCACCTAGCATTTCTGGCGTCATGGGCACACTCTTTGAAAGAACTGCCATTGAGATTTCCACCTCTGAAAGATCGTTTAGAACGGTTTATTGAAGGTAGCAATACAGGACAACTTATTCGTACATTGGTGGCAAAACTACCACCCAAGTCGGGTGCAGATGATGACGAGCAGTTTCACACCTTAGAGCAGATGACAGAATACCCtagaaaattgcaacatcgCCTGACGGTAGACGCTTCTCATAAACGATCAGAAGAAGTTATCAAAAGCATGAACTCAGAGAGACATGTTGCAAGGATCAGGTCCTTACacggaaaaggagctggagcatggctagagGTAATACCAACTTCAGACAAGAACGCACTGAAGCCGAATGAATTTCGTGTAGCGTCTTGTATGAGGTTGGGTGCTGGTTTGCCTTTCAGCCGGCTGCTtaagacgtgtgactgtggaactGAGCTGGATCGCGAGGGCTATCACCTtttgacatgtaaatatggaggtggacctgtgtggacgCATAACTCCATAGTGTCTGCATGGAGTGATTGCCTAAGCGATTTACTCATTCCCCATCAAATAGAACCGAGACAGCGATTTGTAGACAACGAAAACCGGCCTGACATCACGCTTTACGACACTGACACTGGGATcacaaaagaatgtgatgtttcgatagctcacccttggagcaaagacattattaaaggtgcagccagagaaggtggccatgcagcagctaaacgagaggcagcaaagtcaaaaaaatactcagaggaatcgcttgcggatggatcgaagcctatagttgtcccactcgtctttgaacacttcggcaggtggggcttaaaggctgacgagctgatgaatgaactggggaagaaggcgagaggctttgatggaagaagaattgcggtagagtttaaaaccttctggaggaaaagactgtctattactcttcaaaaatgcaacagcagagtgattttgcggaagctgtcaaggctttctgtgcgctcattaggagatgacagtgttttgggagtagatagagacattcagtgttttactcattag
- the LOC134181713 gene encoding C3 and PZP-like alpha-2-macroglobulin domain-containing protein 8, whose product KAVTAALSYLTNNCISSNCSSPYNLALVAYTLTKASGYETNADASLDSLRNCARTDGDHTYWQYTLSPTCKNRWAWSYYCRSRSCDVETSAYALLAFANEGYIAYSLQVVRWLLEQRNPRGGFKSTQDTVVALQALSEYAQLTLSDGRVSATVQLTASGLDQELIIDSSNAMQVQTVQLPVPPTLIEVSVCGSGCLLASLGVNYNVPKPDEIAAFDVSAVATIQKKACKYLVRVCNRWIVNDSNSSNMAVTDVTFFSSFTPVQSELKQLVKEERCMIKRTDFKGRVLSVYFDEVTKRKCCFNVTMKRISVVEDLQGVPVITYNYYEPDQRGGTMLYPRQDCE is encoded by the exons AAAGCGGTAACCGCGGCGCTGAGCTACTTGACAAACAACTGCATATCGTCCAACTGCAGTAGCCCGTATAATCTGGCTTTAGTCGCTTACACGTTGACAAAAGCATCAGGATACGAGACGAACGCAGATGCATCTCTCGATTCGTTAAGAAATTGTGCCAGAACCGATGGCGACCACACTTACTGGCAATACACACTTTCTCCAACTTGTAAGAATaggtgggcgtggtcctattaTTGCCGATCGCGCTCTTGTGACGTGGAGACGAGCGCCTATGCGTTATTGGCGTTTGCGAACGAAGGATACATCGCGTATAGCTTGCAAGTTGTTCGCTGGCTACTCGAGCAACGTAATCCGAGAGGAGGATTTAAGTCCACACAG GACACTGTGGTGGCACTTCAAGCTCTATCGGAATATGCCCAGTTGACTTTGTCTGACGGACGCGTTTCGGCAACAGTCCAACTTACAGCTAGTGGTCTAGACCAAGAGCTAATTATCGATTCCTCGAATGCCATGCAAGTACAAACTGTCCAG CTTCCCGTTCCTCCTACCCTCATCgaagtgtctgtttgtggtaGCGGCTGCCTGTTAGCCTCACTCGGTGTCAACTACAATGTACCCAAACCAGACGAGATCGCGGCATTCGACGTGTCTGCTGTCGCCACTATTCAAAAGAAAGCATGCAAATACTTAGTCAGAGTCTGCAACAG GTGGATCGTTAATGATTCGAATAGCTCCAACATGGCGGTGACCGACGTGACATTCTTTTCAAGTTTCACACCAGTGCAAAGCGAGTTGAAACAG TTGGTGAAAGAAGAACGATGTATGATCAAAAGAACAGACTTTAAAGGTCGAGTTCTCAGCGTTTACTTTGATGAG GTGACCAAAAGAAAGTGTTGCTTTAACGTAACGATGAAGAGGATTTCAGTGGTCGAAGACCTGCAAGGTGTTCCCGTCATTACGTACAACTACTACGAGCCCGACCAGAGGGGAGGAACTATGCTGTACCCACGACAAGATTGCGAATGA
- the LOC134181714 gene encoding murinoglobulin-1-like, giving the protein MTTHLKTLVTRSLPLTISGKNRIILIQTDKPIYKPGETVMARVIVLDRETRSVTGGVTVTIENPKSYTIGRYSNIDLEFGVGKFEFPLSSEPVLGTHTLCATYEGLPKNQRSCFTFKVKRYVVPRFSCLVALTNDVLDCVTSQVCFTVSATYTYGQKVRGYLKAKVTPEFRWPRCRGNPITTRMIDGTTAMCIKFCARGCEKLDIDVNVTDLQSQKTVQCDGQTRITRSHTPNKLTFIQEDKTFSQCQYTTLKVAASSLMGTPKYANVSLTGTIYTMNESGCLNYSSQSLKAIYQQTDRSGVATFNVCTPCNALSLRFTASAVLIKEATNRFADAYTSLNMIYAPERIVLSSNQTRVEVGNTASVYASFSSKVVADYYIVSKGKIVSHGECLHKRDQNVRSKHQQLCEDGGIKRTCSFSFLVTTLMAPKVTVIVSQKNQAASRIAFDVIANTRSQMSLEFREEEVRPGEKAHVLIHAPVSSYVGVVAVDQSVYLQQDKNQLTTAKLYDEIRRLDEYKPLTVKRYDCAWRLHFKCSCDCYRYRKESNPPLAKPRPLPAVDVNGPPGVKRDVGRESPSIIRTRKCCARRCNLIYYPQYCSYVQASSYFTASGITVSDSDTPSPTECSKPMPLIIPTFTYGCCARLSFWGKPRNGGGPVRALSGKLAAIQEKRVETSSTDEVIDTSNVANLVNPTRVRKFFPETWLWFEMEMNNHTQTKEVTVPDTITSWVVDAFSVSTSTHMSIARPTTLRVFKPFFITINLPYSVIRGELVKIILTVYNYLETPLTANVEVLVDSNDLRIVYGKGNKTALHKADRTVTVPASAGNFLSYYLLPLKNGYLRLKATARSTVAADSLIQNLFVEPEGVKEEYAQSALLCIKDTPTPTPQIDDTSDSGLKCITKRFNASLPPNYVPDSESAEVSVTGNYMGPTISGLESLLRLPTGCGEQNMLNFAPAVYIARYLDTIGKLDAATRKKALHYMQTGYQRELTYQRQDGSYSAFGDRDRCGSMWLTAFVLRSFGQADGLIGMSIDNKVQKEAIDFIISKQKDDGSFPPVCGPLDKKMQGCSGGGCSLTVYVTLALLEAGLPPKATANGYYMLKTNC; this is encoded by the exons ATGACGACGCATCTGAAAACGTTGGTAACCAGAAGTCTACCACTTACGATATCTGGAAAGAACAGAATCATCCTcattcaaacagacaaacctaTCTACAAACCAGGAGAAACGG TTATGGCAAGAGTGATTGTTCTTGATCGTGAGACGAGATCAGTGACAGGAGGAGTTACCGTCACTATAGAG AATCCTAAATCATATACCATTGGACGTTATTCCAACATTGACTTAGAATTTG GTGTTGGCAAGTTTGAGTTTCCACTGTCTTCTGAACCTGTTCTTGGAACACACACGCTATGTGCTACATACGAG GGTCTGCCCAAAAATCAGCGTTCTTGCTTTACATTTAAAGTCAAACGTTATG TTGTGCCCAGATTTTCCTGTTTGGTGGCACTCACTAATGATGTCCTCGATtgtgttacaagtcaggtctGCTTCACTGTGTCAGCAAC CTATACTTACGGTCAAAAGGTTAGAGGATATTTGAAAGCAAAAGTGACTCCTGAATTCAGATGGCCACGTTGTCGAGGAAATCCCATTACAACGCGCATG ATCGATGGAACCACTGCAATGTGTATAAAGTTCTGCGCAAGAGGCTGTGAAAAGCTAGACATCGATGTCAACGTGACCGATCTGCAGTCTCAAAAAACCGTCCAATgcgatggacagacaagaatCACAAGAAGccacacaccaaacaaactGACTTTTATCCAAGAAGACAAAACATTCAGCCAGTGCCAATACACCACATTAAAA GTTGCAGCTTCAAGTTTGATGGGAACTCCAAAGTATGCAAATGTAAGCCTGACGGGTACGATATACACGATGAACGAAAGCGGATGTCTAAACTATAGCTCTCAATCGCTGAAAGCTATTTACCAACAGACTGATAGAAGTGGAGTAGCAACATTTAATGTTTGTACTCCATGCAACGCTTTGTCTCTCCGTTTTACA GCTTCTGCAGTTCTGATAAAAGAAGCAACAAATCGTTTTGCTGATGCATACACTTCTCTAAATATGATCTATGCTCCTGAAAGAATTGTGTTGTCTAGCAACCAAACACGAGTCGAG GTCGGTAATACAGCATCTGTTTATGCATCTTTTTCCAGCAAAGTAGTTGCAGACTATTAT ATTGTTAGCAAAGGTAAGATAGTCAGTCATGGTGAGTGCTTACATAAAAGAGATCAGAATGTCAGAAGCAAGCATCAACAGTTGTGTGAAGACGGAGGCATTAAGAGAACTTGCTCATTCTCATTTCTTGTGACGACATTGATGGCTCCAAAAGTTACTGTAATTGTCAGTCAGAAGAATCAAGCAGCTTCACGCATCGCATTTGATGTAATTGCGAATACCAGATCACAG ATGTCTCTGGAATTCCGAGAAGAAGAAGTGAGACCTGGCGAAAAAGCCCATGTACTAATACATGCACCTGTCTCGTCTTACGTGGGCGTAGTAGCAGTCGATCAAAGCGTTTACCTGCAGCAAGACAAGAACCAACTTACAACAGCTAAG TTGTATGATGAGATTAGACGGCTTGATGAGTACAAGCCACTGACCGTGAAGCGATACGATTGTGCCTGGCGTCTACATTTCAAATGTAGTTGCGACTGTTATAGGTATCGAAAAGAATCGAACCCACCTCTTGCAAAACCGAGACCTCTCCCTGCAGTAGACGTAAATGGTCCTCCTGGAGTCAAACGAGACGTAGGAAGAGAGTCGCCAAGCATTATTAGAACTCGTAAATGCTGTGCACGACGTTGCAATTTAATTTACTATCCTCAGTATTGTTCTTACGTCCAAGCAAGCAGCTACTTCACC GCTTCTGGAATTACTGTGTCTGACAGTGATACGCCGTCTCCGACTGAATGCTCAAAACCAATGCCTCTAATTATCCCTACATTTACATACGGCTGTTGTGCTCGAT TAAGTTTTTGGGGAAAACCAAGAAACGGCGGTGGTCCAGTTCGTGCATTGAGTGGAAAGCTAGCAGCTATTCAAGAGAAGCGAGTTGAAACCAGCTCTACAGATGAAGTAATTGATACATCGAACGTCGCCAATCTTGTAAATCCAACTCGTGTACGAAAATTCTTTCCCGAGACGTGGCTTTGGTTTGAGATGGAGATGAA TAATCATACACAGACAAAGGAAGTTACTGTGCCTGATACGATTACGTCTTGGGTTGTGGATGCCTTCTCTGTTTCAACGTCAACGCACATGTCAATAGCAAGACCGACAACTTTAAGAGTATTCAAACCTTTCTTCATCACTATCAATCTGCCCTATTCGGTGATAAGAGGAGAGCTAGTAAAGATCATTCTCACCGTTTACAACTACTTGGAGACACCACTAACA GCAAATGTCGAGGTCCTAGTCGACAGCAATGATCTACGAATAGTGTACGGAAAGGGAAACAAGACAGCGCTACACAAGGCTGATAGAACGGTGACTGTTCCTGCAAGCGCAGGTAACTTCCTATCGTATTACCTTCTACCTCTCAAGAACGGATACCTGCGTTTAAAAGCCACCGCCAGATCGACAGTTGCTGCAGATAGCCTCATACAAAATCTGTTCGTCGAA CCTGAAGGAGTAAAAGAAGAGTATGCCCAATCAGCCCTGCTGTGTATtaaag ATACTCCTACTCCCACTCCCCAAATCGACGACACGTCCGATAGCGGTCTCAAGTGCATCACAAAACGCTTCAATGCATCTCTCCCACCAAACTACGTTCCGGACTCAGAAAGCGCAGAAGTTTCAGTAACTG GAAATTACATGGGACCAACGATTAGCGGTCTCGAAAGTCTTTTGAGGTTGCCAACGGGCTGTGGTGAGCAGAACATGCTCAACTTTGCCCCCGCCGTTTACATTGCTCGCTACCTCGACACAATCGGAAAGCTTGACGCTGCAACTCGCAAGAAGGCTCTTCACTACATGCAAACAG GATACCAGAGAGAGTTGACTTATCAGCGTCAGGATGGATCATACAGCGCATTCGGAGATCGTGATCGTTGTGGAAGCATGTG GTTGACCGCGTTTGTGTTGAGATCGTTTGGTCAAGCGGACGGTCTCATTGGAATGTCTATCGATAACAAAGTGCAGAAAGAAGCGATCGACTTCATCATATCGAAACAGAAGGACGACGGTTCGTTTCCGCCGGTGTGTGGTCCACTAGACAAGAAGATGCAAGGATgcagtggtggtggttgtTCTCTGACCGTTTACGTCACACTGGCTCTTCTTGAGGCTGGACTACCACCAAAGGCAACAGCAAACGGATATTATATGCTCAAGACAAACTGCTAA
- the LOC134182033 gene encoding murinoglobulin-1-like, which produces MKAQYLLLASFGLLATLSCVSSQSLVLLPNISHVVAPKSVAPGETFVVYVHVENILSKAKQSVSVHVTHSAGRLLASSKERKVIPGSFNMFSLTIPEDTDPAEGPHSIDVKMMTHLHTLVTRSLPLTISGKNRIILIQTNKPIYKPGETVMGRVIVLDRETRSVTGRVTVTIENPKSYTIGRYSNIDLEFGVGKFEFPLSSEPVLGTHTLCATYEGLPKNQRSCFKFKVKRYVLPRFSCLVALTNDVIDCATRTLCFTVSATYTYGHKVRGYLKAHLGSKGRRCRDKSVSRSMIDGTTAMCIKFCASGCGRKLDIDVNVTDTQSQKTVQCDGPTSITRSHKPNKLTFIKEDKTFSQCHYTTVKVAASSLTGTPKYANVSLTGTIYTMDRSGCQKSNSRSLKAIYQQTDRSGVATFNVCTPCNALSLRFTAAAIKIRGGKNRFANTYTSLNMIYAPERIVLSSKQKRVEVGNKASVYASFSSKVVADYYIVSKGKIVSHDQCLPTRDENIRSKHQQLCEDGGMKRTCSFAFLVTSSMAPKVTVIVNQKNQAASRITFDVIANNRSQMSLEFQEEKMRPGEKAHLLIHAPVSSYVGVVAVDQSVYLQQDKNQLTTAKLYDEIRQFGEHKPLAIKKYVCDWYVYWNCNCNCYGYQKARKPPLPKPRPLPAVNVTDTPGVKGDVERESPSIVSPRKCCARRCKDVTYSPRYCSYVQASNYFPATGISVSDSDTTSPTECSKPTPPPRPKVTYDCCYPTPVTWSAGYLSITNLATPIIYHPVPTSFREEVINTPNVANLANPTRVRKYFPETWLWFEMEMNNHTQRKEVTVPDTITSWVVDAFSVSPSTHMSIARPTTIKGFKHFFITLNLPYSVIRGELVEITLTVYNYLETPLTASVDVLVDSNDLRIVHGKGNKTALNQVFKTVTVPASAGNSLSYYLLPLKNGHLPIKATTRSTVAADSLMRNLFVEPEGVKEEYAQSALLCIEDPPTPTPQIDDASDSGLKCITKRFNASLPPDYVPDSESADVSVTANYMGPTISGLESLLRLPTGCGEQNMLNFAPAVYIAHYLDTIGKLDAATRKKALHYMQTGYQRELTYQRQDGSYSAFGDRDRCGSMWLTAFVLRSFGQADGLIGMSIDNKVQKEAIDFIISKQNDDGSFPPVCGPLDKKMQGCSGGGCSLTAYVTLALLEAELPSKYKAVTAAMSYLTNNCIPSNCDSPYNLALVAYTLTKASGYDANADAALDSLRNCAKTDGNHTYWQYTLSPTCENKWAWSYYCRSSSCDVETSAYALLAFANNGNIAYSLRIVRWLLEQRNPRGGFKSTQDTVVALQALSEYGELTLSDGRVSTIVQLTASGLDQELIIDSSNAMQVQTVQLPVLPTPIEVSVCGSGCLLASLGVNYNVPKTDEIAAFHVSAVATIQKRACKCRGVGSK; this is translated from the exons ATGAAGGCACAATATTTGCTTCTCGCATCATTTGGACTGCTTGCGACATTGAGCTGTGTATCTTCACAATCTCTTGTTCT GCTTCCCAATATTAGTCATGTCGTGGCACCAAAAAGTGTAGCACCGGGAGAAACATTTGTTGTGTACGTTCACGTAGAGAACATTCTTTCGAAGGCAAAACAGTCAGTGTCTGTACACGTGACACATTCTGCCGGAAGATTGCTTGCTTCAAGCAAGGAAAGAAAAGTAATCCCAG GTTCATTCAACATGTTTTCACTAACG ATTCCTGAAGATACTGATCCGGCTGAAGGTCCGCACAGCATCGACGTCAAAATGATGACGCATCTGCATACTTTGGTGACCAGGAGTCTACCACTTACGATATCTGGCAAGAACAGAATCATCCTcattcagacaaacaaacctaTCTACAAACCAGGAGAAACGG TTATGGGAAGAGTGATTGTTCTTGATCGTGAGACAAGATCTGTGACAGGAAGAGTTACCGTCACTATAGAG AATCCTAAATCATATACCATTGGACGTTATTCCAACATTGACTTAGAGTTTG GTGTTGGTAAGTTTGAGTTTCCACTGTCTTCTGAACCCGTTCTTGGAACACACACGCTATGTGCTACATACGAG GGTCTGCCCAAAAACCAGCGTTCTTGCTTTAAATTTAAAGTCAAACGTTACG TTTTGCCCAGATTTTCCTGTTTGGTGGCCCTCACTAATGATGTCATCGATTGTGCTACAAGAACGCTCTGCTTCACCGTGTCAGCAAC ATATACTTACGGTCATAAAGTTAGAGGATATTTGAAAGCACACCTGGGTTCCAAAGGGCGACGATGTCGAGACAAATCTGTTTCAAGGAGCATG ATCGATGGAACCACTGCAATGTGTATAAAGTTCTGCGCAAGTGGCTGTGGAAGAAAGCTAGACATCGATGTCAACGTGACCGATACGCAGTCTCAAAAAACCGTCCAATGCGACGGACCGACAAGTATCACAAGAAGccacaaaccaaacaaactgacTTTTATCAAAGAGGACAAAACATTCAGCCAGTGCCACTACACCACAGTAAAA GTTGCAGCTTCAAGTTTGACGGGAACTCCAAAGTATGCAAATGTAAGCCTGACGGGTACGATATACACAATGGACAGAAGTGGATGTCAAAAATCGAACTCTCGATCGCTGAAAGCTATttaccaacaaacagataggagTGGAGTAGCAACATTTAATGTTTGTACTCCATGCAACGCTTTGTCTCTCCGTTTTACA GCTGCTGCAATTAAGATAAGAGGAGGAAAAAATCGTTTTGCTAATACATACACTTCTCTAAATATGATCTATGCTCCTGAAAGAATTGTGTtgtcaagcaaacaaaaacgaGTAGAG GTCGGTAATAAAGCATCTGTTTATGCATCTTTTTCCAGCAAAGTAGTTGCAGACTATTAC ATTGTTAGCAAAGGTAAGATTGTCAGTCATGATCAGTGCTTACCTACAAGAGATGAGAATATCAGAAGCAAGCATCAACAGTTGTGTGAAGACGGAGGCATGAAGAGAACTTGCTCATTCGCATTtcttgtgacgtcatcgaTGGCTCCAAAAGTTACTGTCATTGTTAATCAGAAGAATCAAGCAGCTTCACGCATCACATTCGATGTAATCGCGAACAACAGATCACAG ATGTCTCTGGAATTCCAAGAAGAAAAAATGAGACCTGGCGAGAAAGCCCATCTACTAATACATGCGCCTGTCTCGTCATATGTGGGCGTAGTAGCAGTCGATCAAAGCGTTTACCTTCAGCAAGACAAAAACCAACTAACAACAGCTAAA TTGTATGATGAGATTAGACAGTTTGGTGAGCACAAGCCACTGGCCATTAAGAAATACGTTTGTGACTGGTATGTATATTGGAACTGTAATTGCAACTGTTATGGGTATCAAAAAGCACGGAAACCACCTCTTCCAAAACCCAGACCTCTCCCTGCAGTAAACGTAACTGATACCCCTGGAGTCAAAGGAGACGTAGAAAGAGAGTCACCAAGCATTGTCAGTCCTCGTAAATGCTGTGCACGACGTTGCAAGGATGTCACTTACTCTCCTCGGTATTGTTCTTACGTCCAAGCAAGCAATTACTTCCCC GCTACTGGAATTAGTGTGTCTGACAGTGATACGACGTCTCCAACTGAATGCTCGAAACCAACACCTCCACCCAGACCTAAAGTTACATACGATTGTTGTTATCCAA CACCTGTAACTTGGTCAGCAGGATACCTcagtattacaaatttagcAACTCCAATTATATATCACCCAGTTCCAACCAGCTTTAGAGAAGAAGTAATTAATACACCGAACGTTGCCAATCTTGCAAATCCAACTCGTGTACGAAAATACTTTCCCGAGACGTGGCTTTGGTTTGAGATGGAGATGAA tAATCATACACAGAGGAAGGAGGTTACTGTGCCTGATACGATTACGTCTTGGGTTGTGGATGCTTTCTCTGTTTCACCGTCAACGCACATGTCAATAGCAAGACCGACAACTATAAAAGGATTCAAACATTTCTTCATCACTCTCAATCTGCCCTATTCGGTGATAAGAGGAGAGCTAGTAGAGATCACTCTCACCGTTTACAACTACTTGGAGACACCACTAACA GCAAGTGTCGATGTCCTAGTCGACAGCAATGATCTGCGAATAGTGCACGGAAAAGGAAACAAGACAGCGCTAAACCAGGTTTTCAAAACGGTGACTGTTCCTGCAAGCGCAGGTAACTCCCTATCGTATTACCTCCTACCTCTCAAGAACGGTCATCTGCCGATAAAAGCCACCACCAGATCGACAGTTGCTGCAGATAGCCTAATGCGAAATCTGTTTGTCGAA CCTGAAGGAGTAAAAGAAGAGTATGCCCAATCAGCCCTCCTGTGTATTgaag ATCCTCCTACTCCCACTCCCCAAATCGACGACGCGTCCGATAGCGGTCTCAAGTGCATCACAAAACGCTTCAATGCATCTCTCCCACCAGACTACGTTCCGGACTCAGAAAGCGCAGATGTTTCAGTAACAG cGAATTACATGGGACCAACTATTAGCGGTCTCGAAAGTCTTTTGAGGTTGCCAACGGGCTGTGGTGAGCAGAACATGCTCAACTTTGCCCCCGCCGTTTACATTGCTCACTACCTTGACACAATCGGGAAGCTTGACGCTGCAACGCGCAAGAAGGCTCTCCACTACATGCAAACAG GATACCAGAGAGAGTTGACGTATCAGCGTCAGGATGGATCATACAGCGCATTCGGTGATCGTGATCGTTGTGGAAGCATGTG GTTGACAGCGTTTGTGTTGAGATCGTTTGGTCAAGCGGACGGCCTCATTGGAATGTCTATCGATAACAAAGTGCAGAAAGAAGCGATAGACTTCATCATATCGAAACAGAACGACGACGGTTCTTTTCCGCCAGTGTGTGGTCCACTAGACAAGAAGATGCAAGGATGCAGCGGTGGTGGTTGTTCTCTCACAGCCTACGTCACACTGGCGCTTCTTGAGGCTGAACTACCATCAAAG TATAAAGCGGTAACCGCGGCGATGAGCTACTTGACAAACAACTGCATACCGTCCAACTGCGATAGCCCGTATAATCTGGCTTTAGTCGCGTACACGTTGACAAAAGCCTCAGGATACGACGCGAACGCAGACGCAGCTCTCGATTCGTTAAGAAATTGTGCCAAAACCGATGGCAACCACACTTACTGGCAATACACACTTTCGCCAACTTGTGAGAACaagtgggcgtggtcctattaTTGCCGATCGAGCTCTTGTGACGTGGAGACGAGCGCCTATGCGTTATTGGCGTTTGCGAACAACGGAAACATCGCGTATAGCTTACGAATTGTTCGCTGGCTACTCGAGCAGCGTAACCCGAGAGGAGGATTTAAGTCCACACAA GACACTGTGGTGGCACTTCAAGCTCTATCGGAATATGGCGAGTTGACTTTGTCTGACGGACGCGTTTCGACAATAGTCCAACTTACAGCTAGTGGTCTAGACCAAGAGCTAATTATCGATTCCTCGAATGCCATGCAAGTACAAACTGTCCAG CTTCCCGTTCTTCCTACTCCAATCgaagtgtctgtttgtggtaGCGGTTGCCTGTTAGCCTCACTCGGTGTCAACTACAATGTACCCAAAACGGACGAGATCGCGGCATTCCACGTGTCTGCTGTCGCCACTATTCAGAAGAGAGCATGCAAAtgcaggggcgtaggaagtaaatga